The Ictidomys tridecemlineatus isolate mIctTri1 chromosome 6, mIctTri1.hap1, whole genome shotgun sequence genome includes a region encoding these proteins:
- the Rep15 gene encoding rab15 effector protein produces the protein MGQKASQQLALKDSTEVLSICEVVSEAIVHAAQKLKEYLGFEYPQSKLCPAANTLNEIFLIHFITFCQEKGVDEWLTTTKMTKHQALLFGADWVWTFWGSDKQIRLQLAVQTLQMASLPPVQSKPCDSPSPESRVEESSWKRSRFDKLEEFCNLIGEDCLGLFIIFGVPGKPKDIRGVVLDSIKNKTVRSHLPGRKAVERFVLETEDCVSIKELLGNCLSKKDGLREVGKVFISIL, from the coding sequence ATGGGGCAAAAAGCATCACAGCAGTTGGCTCTGAAGGACAGCACTGAGGTTCTCAGCATCTGTGAGGTGGTCAGTGAAGCCATAGTCCATGCAGCTCAGAAGCTCAAGGAGTATCTTGGATTTGAGTATCCACAGAGCAAACTCTGCCCAGCTGCAAATACTCTGAATGAGATCTTCTTAATCCACTTCATCACTTTCTGCCAAGAAAAGGGAGTTGATGAGTGGCTCACCACCACCAAGATGACCAAGCACCAAGCCTTACTATTTGGGGCGGACTGGGTTTGGACCTTTTGGGGATCTGATAAGCAAATAAGGCTTCAGCTGGCGGTTCAGACTCTACAGATGGCTTCTCTTCCTCCTGTGCAGTCAAAACCTTGTGACTCCCCCAGTCCGGAGTCGAGGGTAGAGGAGTCTTCCTGGAAGAGAAGTAGATTTGATAAGCTGGAAGAATTCTGTAACTTGATAGGAGAGGATTGTCTGGGCTTGTTCATCATCTTTGGTGTGCCGGGAAAACCTAAAGACATCAGGGGAGTCGTCTTGGACAGTATCAAAAATAAGACTGTAAGGAGCCATCTGCCAGGACGCAAGGCTGTGGAACGGTTTGTCCTGGAAACCGAAGATTGTGTCTCCATCAAAGAACTGCTTGGAAACTGCCTGAGTAAGAAAGATGGGCTGAGAGAGGTGGGCAAAGTTTTTATTAGCATCCTCTGA